A single region of the Cronobacter condimenti 1330 genome encodes:
- the lysM gene encoding peptidoglycan-binding protein LysM: MGLLNFVKEAGEKIWDSVSGHHDAAEQNAKVQEHLKKTGIPDADKVQVQVEDGKATVTGQGLSQEAKEKILVAVGNIAGIGHVDDNVAVASPAPESQYYTVKKGDTLSAISQEVYGDANQYPKIFEANKPMLTSPEKIYPGQVLRIPQ; the protein is encoded by the coding sequence ATGGGTTTACTGAATTTTGTGAAAGAAGCGGGCGAGAAAATCTGGGACAGCGTTTCCGGGCATCACGATGCGGCAGAACAGAATGCGAAAGTTCAGGAGCACCTGAAGAAAACCGGGATCCCGGACGCCGATAAAGTTCAGGTACAGGTGGAAGACGGCAAAGCGACCGTTACCGGTCAGGGGTTAAGCCAGGAAGCTAAAGAGAAAATTCTGGTGGCGGTAGGCAATATCGCGGGTATCGGTCATGTTGACGACAATGTCGCCGTGGCGAGCCCGGCGCCTGAGAGCCAGTACTACACCGTGAAAAAAGGCGACACGCTGAGTGCGATTTCCCAAGAGGTTTATGGTGATGCGAACCAGTATCCGAAAATCTTTGAAGCCAATAAACCGATGCTGACCAGCCCGGAGAAAATCTATCCAGGCCAGGTGCTGCGTATTCCACAATAA